A region from the Salidesulfovibrio onnuriiensis genome encodes:
- the hflC gene encoding protease modulator HflC, whose amino-acid sequence MKKQTIILIAGILVGALLLTQIMFTVDQTEQAIVLQLGKPVHPNALGPGLHFKLPIVQDVVYFDSRILDYDAKPEEITTEDKKYMNIDSYAKWRIANPLLFYQKVRTIPGAQARLDDIIRSQLRVSLGRYTLIEVVSHKRSEIMSNVTERTQKQLLPYGIEVVDVRIKRTDLPTENASAIFGRMKAERERQAKQYRSEGEEKSARIKAQADKERSIILAEANKEAAIIRGEGDAEATRIYAEALGQSPEFYAFKRSLDAYRKGLKDNSRFIFTPDSPFLQYFQ is encoded by the coding sequence ATGAAGAAACAGACAATCATATTGATAGCGGGCATCCTGGTGGGCGCACTCTTGCTGACCCAGATCATGTTCACCGTGGACCAGACCGAGCAGGCCATCGTGCTCCAGCTCGGCAAGCCCGTGCACCCCAACGCCCTGGGACCGGGCCTGCACTTCAAGCTGCCCATTGTCCAGGACGTGGTCTACTTTGACTCGCGCATCCTGGACTACGACGCCAAGCCCGAGGAAATCACCACCGAAGACAAGAAGTACATGAACATCGACTCCTACGCGAAGTGGCGCATCGCCAACCCCCTGCTCTTCTACCAGAAGGTGCGCACCATCCCGGGCGCGCAGGCGCGGCTGGACGACATCATCCGCTCCCAGCTCCGCGTCAGCCTGGGGCGCTACACCCTCATCGAGGTGGTTTCCCACAAGCGCAGCGAGATCATGTCCAACGTGACCGAACGGACCCAGAAACAGCTGCTGCCCTACGGAATCGAGGTGGTGGACGTACGCATCAAGCGCACCGACCTGCCAACGGAAAACGCCAGCGCAATCTTCGGCCGCATGAAGGCCGAGCGTGAACGCCAGGCCAAGCAGTACCGCTCCGAAGGCGAGGAAAAATCGGCCCGCATTAAGGCGCAGGCCGACAAGGAACGGTCCATCATCCTGGCCGAAGCCAACAAGGAAGCGGCCATCATCCGAGGCGAGGGCGACGCCGAAGCCACCCGTATCTACGCAGAAGCCCTGGGGCAATCCCCCGAGTTCTACGCATTCAAGCGCAGCCTGGACGCCTACCGCAAGGGCCTCAAGGACAACTCCCGATTCATCTTCACTCCGGACAGTCCGTTTTTACAGTACTTCCAATAA
- the hflK gene encoding FtsH protease activity modulator HflK, whose translation MNWDWDKLQKQRQGNSGGTPPGFDDFNEQFKKFKNFKLPGGKLIFLALGVLWLLSGIYIVEPDEVGVVKRFGEFSRITTSGPHYHIPYPVESVLTPKVTQIQRIEMGFRSMTRNRSVPFRQGQERGVPDESLMLTGDENIVSLQFIVQFMIKDAKEYLFNVMDVEGTIKNAASAAMREVMGKSRIDDALTTGKQEIQASTRELMQGILDSYKCGISIVAVQLQNVHPPDQVVDAFKDVASAREDKSRLENEAQAYANDILPKARGQAARIVNASQAYKEAKVRLAEGDASKFLAVLKEYNKARDITKKRLYLETMEEILSNPEAEKLILSDDALKKSVPYLPLDRIQRGKGESTNTKQ comes from the coding sequence ATGAACTGGGACTGGGACAAACTCCAAAAGCAACGGCAGGGGAACTCCGGCGGCACGCCCCCCGGATTCGACGACTTCAACGAGCAGTTCAAGAAGTTCAAGAACTTCAAGCTGCCCGGCGGGAAACTCATTTTCCTGGCCCTGGGCGTGCTCTGGCTCCTCTCCGGCATCTACATAGTGGAACCGGACGAAGTGGGCGTCGTCAAGCGTTTCGGCGAATTTTCACGCATCACCACGTCTGGGCCGCACTACCATATTCCCTATCCGGTGGAAAGCGTGCTGACCCCCAAGGTGACGCAGATCCAGCGCATCGAAATGGGCTTCCGGTCCATGACCCGCAACCGCTCCGTGCCCTTCCGGCAGGGGCAGGAACGCGGCGTGCCCGATGAATCCCTCATGCTCACCGGCGACGAGAACATCGTCAGCCTGCAGTTCATCGTGCAGTTCATGATCAAGGACGCCAAGGAATACCTGTTCAACGTCATGGACGTGGAAGGCACCATCAAGAACGCGGCCAGCGCGGCCATGCGCGAGGTCATGGGCAAAAGCAGGATCGACGACGCCCTGACCACGGGCAAGCAGGAGATCCAGGCCAGCACCCGGGAACTCATGCAGGGCATTCTCGATTCCTACAAGTGCGGCATCAGCATCGTGGCCGTGCAGCTCCAGAACGTGCATCCGCCGGATCAGGTGGTGGACGCGTTCAAGGACGTCGCCTCGGCCCGCGAGGACAAGAGCCGCCTCGAAAACGAGGCCCAGGCCTACGCCAACGACATCCTGCCCAAGGCAAGGGGCCAGGCGGCCCGCATCGTCAATGCCTCCCAGGCTTACAAAGAAGCCAAGGTCCGGCTGGCCGAGGGTGACGCCTCCAAGTTCCTGGCGGTGCTCAAGGAGTACAACAAGGCCCGCGACATCACCAAGAAGCGCCTCTACCTCGAGACCATGGAAGAGATCCTTTCCAACCCCGAGGCGGAAAAGCTGATCCTGTCCGACGACGCACTCAAGAAATCCGTGCCCTACCTGCCCCTGGACAGAATCCAGCGCGGCAAGGGCGAAAGCACCAACACCAAGCAGTAG
- a CDS encoding phosphomannomutase/phosphoglucomutase, with translation MKSINREIFRAYDIRGVVDRDFDPEWVERLGRACGTFFRARGWQRALVGHDCRATSPEYSRSLARGMNAAGVDAVLLGQVSTPMFYFAARHLDFQAGVMVTASHNPPDQNGFKVWGGRSTILGEDIVSLHDLMVSGEFASGPGLTSWHDILPAYERDLLSRVRLERPVRVVVDGGNGTSGEITARLLEQAGAEVVRLYCEPDGNFPNHHPDPVVEEYSTDLKARVLEAGAEVGVGLDGDGDRIGAVDEQGRLLFGDQLLAVYARELLREVPGATVLGDVKCSHLLFADIAAHGGNPVMCETGHSIVKARMLETGAALGGEMSGHMFFSHGFHGFDDATFGALRLVEILSRGDRPLSGLLDGWPETSSTPEIRMACPEAVKFEVVRRAREHFSKDHEVIDMDGVRVVFPDGWGLVRASNTQAVLVLRFEAESPERLQEIRQGMEEPLMRWIRELEA, from the coding sequence ATGAAATCGATCAACAGGGAGATATTCCGCGCCTACGACATACGCGGCGTGGTGGACCGGGATTTCGACCCCGAATGGGTGGAGCGCCTGGGCCGGGCCTGCGGCACCTTTTTCAGGGCTCGCGGCTGGCAACGAGCCCTTGTGGGCCACGATTGCCGGGCCACATCCCCGGAATATTCCCGCAGCCTCGCCCGGGGGATGAACGCCGCCGGGGTGGATGCGGTGCTGCTGGGGCAGGTCTCCACGCCCATGTTCTATTTCGCGGCCCGGCATCTGGATTTCCAGGCAGGGGTCATGGTTACGGCCAGCCACAACCCCCCGGACCAGAACGGCTTCAAGGTCTGGGGCGGCCGGTCCACCATCCTGGGCGAGGATATCGTCTCCCTGCACGACCTTATGGTCTCCGGCGAGTTCGCATCGGGCCCGGGCCTGACCTCCTGGCACGATATCCTGCCCGCCTACGAACGGGACCTGCTTTCCCGCGTGCGCCTGGAGCGGCCGGTGCGGGTGGTGGTGGACGGCGGCAACGGCACCAGCGGCGAGATCACGGCCCGTCTTCTGGAGCAGGCCGGGGCAGAAGTGGTGCGCCTGTATTGCGAGCCGGACGGCAATTTTCCCAACCATCATCCCGATCCGGTGGTGGAGGAGTATTCCACCGACCTCAAGGCCAGGGTGCTGGAGGCCGGGGCCGAGGTGGGCGTCGGCCTGGACGGCGACGGCGACCGCATCGGGGCCGTGGACGAGCAGGGCCGCCTGCTGTTCGGGGACCAGCTCCTTGCCGTGTACGCCCGGGAACTGCTCCGGGAGGTTCCCGGAGCCACCGTGCTCGGGGACGTGAAATGCAGCCACCTGCTGTTCGCCGACATTGCCGCGCACGGCGGCAACCCGGTCATGTGCGAGACCGGCCATTCCATCGTCAAGGCCCGCATGCTCGAAACCGGGGCGGCCCTGGGCGGCGAGATGAGCGGGCACATGTTTTTTTCCCACGGTTTTCACGGATTCGACGACGCCACCTTCGGGGCCCTGCGCCTGGTGGAGATCCTCAGCCGGGGCGACAGGCCCCTGTCCGGGCTCCTCGACGGCTGGCCCGAGACCAGCAGCACCCCGGAGATACGCATGGCATGCCCAGAGGCGGTCAAGTTCGAGGTGGTGCGCCGGGCCCGGGAACATTTCTCCAAGGATCATGAAGTGATCGACATGGACGGCGTGCGGGTGGTATTTCCCGACGGGTGGGGCCTGGTTCGGGCCTCCAATACCCAGGCCGTGCTGGTGCTTCGTTTCGAAGCGGAATCTCCGGAGCGGCTGCAGGAGATTCGCCAAGGCATGGAGGAACCGCTCATGCGCTGGATAAGGGAACTCGAGGCCTAA
- a CDS encoding YkgJ family cysteine cluster protein, giving the protein MSVVFRWDGLFRWLRAKLLRSEVVVTGHCRMCGECCRDIMILDGGTWVSSERAFRKLVDRKPEYARFFVTCTDDRGPLCFTCRYLSDEGICLDHDNRPEICRRYPSPRIYYRGCDLRADCGYSFRALTFRRAWWQFRGKTSPPFGEVLKGKLDLQHKDDTGS; this is encoded by the coding sequence ATGTCGGTCGTTTTTCGTTGGGATGGCCTTTTCCGCTGGCTCCGGGCCAAGCTGCTGCGCAGCGAGGTGGTGGTCACCGGCCATTGCCGGATGTGCGGCGAGTGCTGCCGCGACATCATGATCCTGGACGGCGGCACCTGGGTGAGCAGCGAACGGGCCTTCCGGAAGCTGGTGGACAGGAAGCCGGAATATGCGCGTTTTTTCGTCACCTGCACGGATGACCGGGGACCGCTGTGCTTCACCTGCCGTTATCTCAGCGACGAGGGGATCTGTCTGGACCATGACAACCGGCCGGAGATATGCAGGCGCTATCCCTCGCCGCGTATCTACTACCGGGGCTGCGACCTGCGCGCCGACTGCGGGTATTCCTTCCGGGCGTTGACCTTTCGCCGGGCCTGGTGGCAGTTTCGGGGCAAGACCTCGCCTCCGTTCGGGGAGGTGCTCAAAGGCAAGCTGGACCTGCAACACAAGGACGATACGGGCTCATGA
- a CDS encoding efflux RND transporter periplasmic adaptor subunit, which translates to MKKYFLIFILIAAVVAGGSYFLLSGNSETIRIIKTAAVERGTVRKVLEATGIIKAQVGAMLKIGARATGTLEKVEVKVGDPVREGDLVAVVDDREIQAKVAEAKAKIKLAEAKYAYAAKNLPRQRKLVRQKLEPQDTLDQAEQETQVARFELEAAKATLETLRIQLTYCKIYSPIDGIVSQVAAQEGETIVSGLNVSNLVTILAPERLEMWIYVDETDIGRVAEGMPVEFTVDSFADKVFKGSVERVYPEPEIRDNIVYYRALVTVTGEQAGFLRPEMTTQCRIIVETRSNVLSIPNSALKWVAGRQVVYVGEPEGNEPREVVPELGLQGLERSEVLAGLKEGEPVATQLVIPGRKLGEKGI; encoded by the coding sequence ATGAAAAAGTATTTCCTCATCTTCATTCTCATTGCCGCCGTGGTTGCCGGGGGTTCCTATTTCCTGCTTTCCGGAAATTCCGAGACGATCCGCATCATCAAGACCGCCGCCGTGGAGCGCGGTACGGTGCGCAAGGTGCTGGAGGCCACGGGCATCATCAAGGCCCAGGTGGGCGCCATGCTCAAGATCGGCGCGCGGGCCACCGGCACCCTGGAAAAGGTCGAGGTCAAGGTGGGCGACCCGGTCCGGGAGGGCGATCTGGTGGCCGTGGTGGACGACCGCGAGATCCAGGCCAAGGTCGCCGAGGCCAAGGCCAAGATCAAGCTGGCCGAGGCCAAGTACGCCTACGCGGCCAAGAACCTGCCCCGCCAGCGCAAGCTGGTGCGCCAGAAGCTGGAGCCTCAGGACACCTTGGACCAGGCCGAGCAGGAAACCCAGGTGGCGCGCTTCGAGCTGGAGGCGGCCAAAGCCACCCTGGAGACCCTGCGCATACAGCTGACCTACTGCAAGATTTACAGCCCCATCGACGGCATTGTCAGCCAGGTGGCGGCCCAGGAGGGCGAGACCATCGTTTCCGGGCTCAACGTTTCCAACCTGGTGACCATCCTGGCCCCGGAACGGCTGGAGATGTGGATATACGTGGACGAGACCGACATCGGCCGGGTGGCCGAGGGCATGCCCGTGGAATTCACGGTGGACTCCTTTGCGGACAAGGTTTTCAAGGGCTCGGTGGAGCGCGTCTATCCCGAGCCGGAGATCCGCGACAACATCGTCTACTACCGCGCCCTGGTCACGGTGACCGGGGAGCAGGCCGGTTTCCTGCGCCCGGAAATGACCACCCAGTGCAGGATCATCGTGGAGACCCGGAGCAATGTGCTCTCCATTCCCAACTCGGCCCTCAAGTGGGTGGCGGGCCGCCAGGTGGTCTATGTGGGCGAGCCCGAGGGCAATGAGCCCCGCGAGGTGGTTCCCGAGCTGGGCCTGCAGGGTCTGGAGCGCAGCGAGGTCCTTGCCGGGCTCAAGGAGGGGGAACCCGTGGCCACGCAACTGGTCATCCCCGGCCGCAAGCTCGGGGAAAAGGGCATTTAG
- a CDS encoding ABC transporter ATP-binding protein: MTAAISLENVTKTFWQEPEKDGSAAAERRGVRVLKDITLEIERGEFVALQGTSGSGKSTLLQIIGLLDRPSSGEYRLMGDDVSGLNDDAQSDLRNRSLGFIFQSFYLIPYATALENVILPGLYSGAHRSDLRRRAAELLERVGLGDRMDFKPASLSGGQQQRVAMARALLNEPDIILADEPTGQLDSATSAEIMALFRDVNQGGKTIVLVTHDEEVAAIARRTIHLSDGRIA; encoded by the coding sequence ATGACTGCGGCCATCAGCCTGGAAAACGTCACCAAGACCTTCTGGCAGGAGCCCGAAAAAGACGGAAGCGCCGCTGCCGAACGCCGCGGCGTGCGCGTGCTCAAGGACATCACCCTGGAGATCGAGCGGGGCGAGTTCGTGGCCCTGCAGGGCACTTCGGGGTCGGGCAAGTCCACCCTGCTGCAGATCATCGGCCTGCTGGACCGGCCCTCCAGCGGCGAGTACCGGCTCATGGGCGACGACGTTTCCGGGCTGAACGACGACGCCCAGTCCGACCTGCGCAACCGTTCCCTGGGGTTCATCTTCCAGAGTTTTTATCTCATTCCCTATGCCACGGCCCTGGAGAACGTGATCCTGCCCGGCCTGTATTCGGGCGCGCACCGTTCCGACCTGCGCCGCCGAGCGGCCGAGCTGCTGGAGCGCGTGGGCCTGGGCGATCGCATGGACTTCAAGCCCGCCAGCCTTTCCGGCGGCCAGCAGCAGCGCGTGGCCATGGCCCGGGCCCTGCTCAACGAGCCGGACATCATTCTGGCCGACGAGCCCACGGGCCAGCTCGATTCGGCCACCAGCGCCGAGATCATGGCCCTGTTTCGGGACGTGAACCAGGGCGGCAAGACCATCGTGCTGGTGACCCATGACGAAGAGGTCGCCGCCATTGCCCGGCGGACCATTCACCTGTCCGACGGCAGAATCGCATGA